The following are encoded together in the Rhizobium tumorigenes genome:
- a CDS encoding M48 family metallopeptidase: MFPLLSKARKTARTPPAPETRTLDLAGRQMPLTIRKHERATRITLRIEPGGRALKMTVPHGVPPREINAFLDRHQGWLITKLSKFEPDAKLRDGSEILIRGVPHQVEHSGSLRGITEILELDGERILRVSGMPEHAGRRIAAFLKKEARADLERLVKLHAGTIRADVASITMKDTRSRWGSCSSQGNLSFSWRILMAPPEVIDYLAAHEVAHLKEMNHGPRFWALCKKLCPHMEEAKAWLKRHGTHLHAIDFG, from the coding sequence ATGTTTCCGCTTCTTTCAAAAGCCCGCAAGACTGCCCGGACGCCGCCTGCTCCGGAGACGAGGACGCTCGACCTTGCCGGACGTCAGATGCCGCTGACGATCCGCAAGCACGAGCGCGCCACCCGTATTACCCTGCGCATAGAGCCGGGTGGCCGCGCCTTGAAGATGACCGTGCCGCATGGCGTGCCGCCGCGCGAGATCAACGCCTTTCTCGACCGCCACCAGGGCTGGCTCATCACCAAGCTGTCGAAGTTCGAGCCTGATGCGAAGCTGCGCGATGGCAGCGAGATCCTGATCCGTGGAGTGCCCCACCAGGTCGAGCATTCAGGCAGCCTGCGTGGCATCACCGAAATCCTCGAACTGGACGGCGAGCGCATCCTGCGTGTCAGCGGAATGCCGGAGCATGCCGGGCGGCGCATTGCAGCCTTCCTGAAGAAGGAAGCGCGCGCCGATCTGGAACGCCTGGTGAAATTGCACGCCGGCACCATCCGCGCCGATGTGGCATCGATCACCATGAAGGATACGCGCAGCCGCTGGGGCTCCTGTTCGTCGCAGGGTAATCTCAGCTTTTCCTGGCGGATCCTGATGGCGCCGCCGGAAGTCATCGACTATCTCGCTGCCCACGAGGTGGCGCATCTGAAGGAAATGAACCACGGGCCGCGCTTCTGGGCGCTGTGTAAAAAGCTGTGCCCACACATGGAAGAAGCCAAAGCCTGGCTGAAGAGGCATGGCACCCACCTTCATGCCATCGATTTCGGCTAG
- a CDS encoding phosphoribosylanthranilate isomerase produces MKPDIKICGLKTAETVDRAVARGATHIGFIFFEKSPRYIEPDLAGVLADRVRGKALIVAVVVDPDNDDLDEIMNLVRPDILQLHGHESPERVLTIKALYNVLVMKAFSVRDAEDLRRVEAYIGIADRFLFDAKAPKGSELPGGNGVAFDWSLMAWLDGRVDYMLSGGLNKDNVALALASTKASGIDISSGVESAPGVKDLTMIDEFFDAVASARMPATASGS; encoded by the coding sequence ATGAAACCCGATATCAAGATTTGCGGATTGAAGACGGCCGAGACGGTCGATCGCGCTGTCGCGCGGGGCGCCACACACATCGGTTTCATCTTCTTCGAAAAAAGCCCGCGCTATATCGAGCCCGATCTGGCAGGCGTGCTGGCTGACCGCGTTCGTGGCAAGGCCCTCATCGTCGCCGTCGTGGTCGATCCGGACAATGACGATCTCGATGAGATTATGAACCTGGTTCGGCCCGACATCCTTCAGTTGCATGGCCATGAGAGCCCCGAGCGGGTTTTGACCATAAAGGCGCTCTACAATGTTCTCGTGATGAAGGCGTTCTCCGTCCGCGATGCGGAGGATCTGCGCCGCGTCGAGGCCTATATCGGCATTGCTGACCGCTTCCTGTTCGATGCCAAGGCACCCAAGGGTTCTGAACTGCCTGGCGGAAACGGCGTTGCTTTCGACTGGAGCCTGATGGCGTGGCTTGACGGCCGCGTCGACTACATGCTTTCGGGAGGCCTCAACAAAGATAACGTCGCCCTTGCGCTCGCCTCCACCAAAGCCTCGGGTATCGATATATCGTCCGGTGTGGAAAGTGCGCCGGGCGTCAAGGATCTGACCATGATCGACGAATTTTTCGACGCGGTTGCCTCGGCTCGCATGCCGGCAACAGCCTCAGGGAGTTGA
- the trpB gene encoding tryptophan synthase subunit beta, with translation MNETPNVNSFRAGPDEDGRFGIFGGRFVAETLMPLILDLQAEWENAKTDPTFKAELDYLNTHYIGRPSPLYFAERLTAELGGAKIYFKRDELNHTGSHKINNCIGQILLAKRMGKTRIIAETGAGQHGVASATVAARFGLPCVVYMGATDVERQAPNVFRMKLLGAEVIPVTSGHGTLKDAMNEALRDWVTNVDDTYYMIGTAAGPHPYPEMVRDFQSVMGREAKEQMMAAEGRLPDMLVAAVGGGSNAIGLFHPFLDDKSVQIVGVEAGGKGLEGEEHCASLTVGSPGVLHGNRTYLLQDKDGQIKEGHSISAGLDYPGIGPEHSWLKDMGRVEYVPIMDTEALAAFQMLTRLEGIIPALEPAHALAEVIKRAPKMNKDQIIVMNLCGRGDKDIFTVGKILGVEL, from the coding sequence GTGAACGAGACGCCAAACGTAAATTCCTTCCGCGCCGGGCCAGACGAAGATGGCCGCTTCGGTATCTTCGGTGGACGCTTCGTCGCAGAGACGCTGATGCCGCTGATCCTCGACCTGCAGGCCGAGTGGGAAAATGCCAAGACCGATCCGACCTTCAAGGCCGAGCTCGATTATCTCAACACCCACTACATCGGTCGCCCGAGCCCGCTGTATTTCGCCGAGCGGCTGACGGCCGAGCTCGGCGGCGCCAAGATCTATTTCAAGCGCGACGAGCTCAACCACACCGGATCGCACAAGATCAACAATTGCATCGGGCAGATTCTGCTCGCCAAGCGCATGGGCAAGACCCGCATCATCGCCGAGACCGGCGCCGGCCAGCATGGTGTGGCATCCGCCACCGTTGCTGCCCGCTTCGGGCTGCCCTGCGTGGTCTACATGGGCGCAACCGATGTCGAGCGCCAGGCGCCGAATGTCTTCCGTATGAAGCTGCTCGGTGCCGAGGTCATTCCCGTCACGTCCGGCCACGGCACCCTGAAAGATGCCATGAACGAGGCGCTGCGCGACTGGGTCACCAACGTCGACGACACCTACTACATGATCGGAACTGCGGCCGGACCGCACCCCTATCCGGAAATGGTCCGCGATTTCCAGTCCGTGATGGGCCGCGAAGCCAAGGAACAGATGATGGCCGCAGAAGGCCGCCTGCCGGACATGCTAGTGGCAGCAGTCGGCGGTGGCTCCAATGCGATCGGTTTGTTTCATCCGTTCCTCGACGACAAAAGCGTCCAGATCGTCGGCGTCGAAGCCGGCGGCAAGGGCCTCGAGGGCGAAGAACACTGCGCGTCGCTGACGGTTGGTTCCCCGGGAGTGCTGCATGGCAACCGCACTTATTTGCTGCAGGACAAGGACGGCCAGATCAAGGAAGGTCACTCGATTTCCGCCGGTCTCGACTATCCCGGCATCGGCCCGGAGCATTCCTGGCTGAAGGATATGGGTCGCGTCGAATACGTGCCGATCATGGACACTGAGGCTCTGGCAGCATTCCAGATGCTGACCCGCCTTGAAGGCATCATCCCGGCACTCGAGCCTGCTCACGCACTGGCCGAAGTCATCAAGCGTGCGCCAAAGATGAACAAGGACCAGATCATCGTGATGAACCTCTGTGGCCGCGGCGACAAGGATATCTTCACCGTTGGCAAAATTCTCGGCGTGGAGCTCTGA
- the trpA gene encoding tryptophan synthase subunit alpha has translation MTARMDKRFADLKTEGRPALVTYFMAGDPDYDTSLGIMKALPEAGSDIIELGMPFSDPMADGPAIQMAGQRALKAGQTLKKTLQLAADFRRSDDATPIVLMGYYNPIYIYGVENFLDDALASGIDGLIVVDLPPEMDDELCIPAIRKGVNFIRLATPTTDDKRLPMVLRNTSGFVYYVSMNGITGSAMADPSLVSAAVRRIKSHTDLPVCVGFGVKTAEHARVIGAAADGVVVGTAIVNQVANSLTADGKATADTVQAVATLVRGLSTGTRSARLVAAE, from the coding sequence ATGACCGCACGGATGGACAAACGCTTTGCCGATCTGAAGACCGAGGGCCGTCCGGCGCTCGTCACCTATTTCATGGCTGGCGACCCCGATTACGACACATCGCTCGGCATCATGAAGGCGCTGCCGGAAGCAGGCTCTGATATCATCGAGCTCGGCATGCCGTTCTCCGACCCGATGGCCGATGGTCCGGCAATCCAGATGGCCGGGCAGCGGGCGCTGAAGGCAGGACAGACCCTGAAGAAGACGCTGCAGCTCGCCGCCGATTTCCGTAGATCGGATGACGCCACGCCGATCGTACTGATGGGCTACTACAATCCGATCTACATCTACGGCGTCGAGAACTTTCTCGATGACGCATTGGCATCCGGCATCGACGGCCTGATCGTCGTCGACCTGCCGCCGGAAATGGATGACGAACTCTGCATCCCGGCTATCCGCAAGGGCGTCAACTTCATCCGCCTGGCGACCCCGACCACCGATGACAAGCGCCTGCCGATGGTACTGCGCAACACGTCGGGCTTCGTCTACTACGTATCCATGAACGGCATCACCGGCTCGGCGATGGCCGACCCGTCGCTGGTCTCGGCGGCCGTCCGCCGCATCAAGAGCCATACCGACCTGCCTGTTTGCGTCGGCTTCGGCGTCAAGACTGCCGAGCATGCCCGGGTCATCGGTGCAGCTGCCGATGGCGTCGTCGTCGGCACTGCGATCGTCAATCAGGTTGCGAATTCGCTGACCGCGGATGGCAAGGCGACTGCCGATACCGTGCAGGCGGTGGCAACCCTTGTTCGTGGTCTTTCAACCGGAACCCGCTCGGCGCGCCTTGTTGCCGCCGAATAG
- the accD gene encoding acetyl-CoA carboxylase, carboxyltransferase subunit beta — protein MNWITNYVRPRINSMLGRRDDIAENLWIKCPETGEMVFHKDLEDNKWVIPASGFHMKMPAKARLIDLFDNGEYEALVQPKVAQDPLKFRDSKKYSDRLKDSRVKTEQEDTILAGVGKLQGLKIVAVVHEFNFMGGSLGLAAGEAIVKAFERAIAEKCPLVMFPASGGARMQEGILSLMQLPRTTVAVDLLKEAGQPYIVVLTNPTTGGVTASYAMLGDVHLAEPGAEICFAGKRVIEQTIREKLPEGFQTSEYLLEHGMVDMVIKRHDIPDMLARLLKILTKQPATASLEPSEIVLPMAVGA, from the coding sequence TTGAACTGGATCACGAATTACGTTCGCCCGCGGATCAATTCCATGCTGGGCCGTCGCGATGATATTGCCGAAAATCTCTGGATCAAATGCCCGGAAACCGGCGAAATGGTCTTCCATAAGGATCTGGAAGACAACAAATGGGTGATTCCTGCTTCCGGCTTCCACATGAAGATGCCGGCAAAGGCCCGCCTGATCGATCTGTTCGACAATGGCGAATACGAGGCCTTGGTGCAGCCGAAGGTCGCCCAGGATCCGCTGAAGTTCCGTGATTCGAAGAAATACAGCGACCGTCTGAAGGACAGCCGCGTCAAGACCGAGCAGGAAGACACGATCCTCGCCGGCGTCGGCAAGCTGCAGGGACTGAAGATCGTTGCCGTCGTGCACGAGTTCAATTTCATGGGCGGATCGCTCGGTCTCGCTGCCGGCGAGGCGATCGTCAAGGCATTCGAGCGCGCTATTGCCGAGAAATGCCCGCTGGTTATGTTCCCGGCTTCGGGTGGCGCACGCATGCAGGAAGGCATCCTGTCGCTGATGCAGCTGCCGCGCACGACGGTCGCAGTCGACCTCCTAAAGGAAGCAGGCCAGCCCTATATCGTCGTGTTGACCAATCCGACGACCGGCGGCGTCACCGCCTCCTACGCCATGCTGGGCGATGTACATCTCGCCGAACCCGGCGCCGAAATCTGCTTCGCCGGCAAGCGCGTCATCGAACAGACTATCCGCGAAAAGCTGCCTGAAGGCTTCCAGACGTCGGAATATCTGCTCGAACACGGCATGGTCGACATGGTCATCAAGCGTCATGATATCCCGGATATGCTGGCACGACTGTTGAAGATCCTGACCAAGCAGCCGGCGACCGCCTCGCTTGAACCGAGCGAGATTGT